One Triticum dicoccoides isolate Atlit2015 ecotype Zavitan chromosome 4B, WEW_v2.0, whole genome shotgun sequence genomic window carries:
- the LOC119293344 gene encoding uncharacterized protein LOC119293344, whose amino-acid sequence MARYSRAWLMLLLLACALVQSSYGSRPSPRERLNPGVMSPKMVHGAAEPRRLDDRATEVRPSTPEGATGGGHQGANADDYAIATSALGGGRVVPEQRKGSGAPVLPQALEKMLGSKLARRFLGGEAEDSAAGPSCHSNNAHNTCAPPAQH is encoded by the coding sequence ATGGCACGGTACTCGCGCGCTTGGCTCATGCTGCTTCTTCTCGCGTGTGCTCTTGTGCAGAGCTCTTACGGCTCGAGACCGTCTCCCCGGGAGCGGCTTAACCCCGGGGTAATGTCTCCGAAGATGGTTCACGGCGCCGCCGAACCGCGCCGTCTCGACGACCGGGCGACTGAAGTCCGCCCTTCCACGCCGGAGGGTGCGACCGGTGGCGGTCATCAAGGAGCAAACGCTGACGATTATGCTATCGCAACTTCGGCGCTGGGCGGGGGCCGTGTCGTGCCGGAGCAGAGGAAGGGTTCAGGGGCGCCGGTGCTGCCGCAGGCGCTGGAAAAGATGCTGGGCTCGAAGCTGGCGCGCCGGTTCCTGGGAGGGGAGGCGGAGGACTCGGCGGCCGGGCCGTCGTGCCACTCCAACAACGCGCACAATACTTGTGCCCCGCCGGCGCAGCACTGA